The Lampris incognitus isolate fLamInc1 chromosome 7, fLamInc1.hap2, whole genome shotgun sequence genome window below encodes:
- the epha4l gene encoding ephrin type-A receptor 4, which produces MALMAGILLTATSFLFGISTFVSPARIYPPNEVTLLDSRSVQGELGWVANPTEGGWEEVSIMDEKNIPIRTYQVCNVMEPNQNNWLRTDWIPRGGAQRVYIEIKFTLRDCNSLPGVMGTCKETFNLYYYESNNDRERYIRENQFGKIDTIAADESFTQVDIGDRIMKLNTEVRDVGALTRKGFYLAFQDVGACIALVSVRVFYKKCPLAVRNLAQFPDTITGADTSSLVEVRGSCVDNSEEKEVPKMYCGADGEWLVPIGNCLCNPGYEERNAECQACKIGYYRALATDGSCSKCPLHSYSVREGSTSCACDKGYFRSETDPASMPCTRKPVMIITEYMENGSLDAFLRKNDGRFTVIQLVGILRGIASGMKYLSDMSYVHRDLAARNILVNSNLVCKVSDFGMSRVLEDDPEAAYTTRGGKIPIRWTAPEAIAYRKFTSASDVWSYGIVMWEVMSYGERPYWDMSNQDVIKAIDEGYRLPPPMDCPVALHQLMLDCWQRERADRPKFGQIVNMLDKLIRNPNSLKRTGGETTPRPNTTLLEPGSPEASSAVGSVEDWLQAIGMERYNDNFTAAGYTTPEAVVHMTQEDMARIGISSAAHQNKILSSVQGMLSQMQQMQGRMVPV; this is translated from the exons TCACATTACTGGATTCCAGATCTGTACAGGGGGAGCTGGGCTGGGTCGCCAACCCAACAGAGGGAGgg TGGGAGGAAGTGAGCATCATGGACGAGAAGAACATCCCCATCCGGACGTACCAGGTGTGTAATGTCATGGAGCCAAACCAGAACAACTGGCTCCGCACTGACTGGATCCCCCGTGGTGGTGCCCAGCGTGTTTACATTGAGATCAAGTTTACCCTGCGAGACTGCAATAGCCTGCCGGGGGTCATGGGAACCTGCAAGGAAACCTTTAACCTTTACTACTACGAGTCCAACAATGACAGAGAGCGCTACATCCGTGAGAACCAGTTTGGGAAGATCGACACGATCGCCGCCGACGAGAGCTTCACCCAGGTGGACATCGGAGATCGCATCATGAAGCTGAACACGGAGGTCCGTGATGTGGGGGCCCTGACCCGGAAGGGCTTCTACTTGGCATTTCAGGATGTTGGAGCGTGCATCGCGCTGGTATCGGTTAGGGTCTTCTACAAGAAATGTCCGCTAGCAGTCCGTAACTTGGCCCAGTTTCCCGATACCATCACTGGAGCCGATACTTCCTCGCTTGTGGAAGTTCGTGGCTCCTGTGTGGATAATTCTGAGGAGAAGGAGGTTCCCAAGATGTACTGTGGAGCTGATGGAGAGTGGCTGGTGCCCATTGGGAACTGCCTGTGTAATCCTGGATATGAGGAGCGCAATGCGGAGTGCCAAG CCTGCAAAATTGGCTACTATCGTGCCCTGGCAACAGATGGCTCTTGTTCGAAGTGTCCCCTCCATAGCTACTCAGTGAGAGAGGGCTCCACATCCTGTGCTTGTGACAAGGGATACTTCCGCTCCGAGACAGACCCAGCGTCAATGCCCTGCACTC GTAAGCCAGTGATGATTATCACAGAGTACATGGAGAATGGATCACTTGATGCATTCCTGAGG AAGAACGACGGGCGCTTCACGGTGATCCAACTGGTGGGCATCTTGCGTGGCATCGCCTCGGGCATGAAGTACCTGTCAGACATGAGCTACGTCCACCGTGATCTGGCAGCTCGTAATATTCTGGTCAACAGCAACCTGGTGTGTAAAGTGTCCGACTTCGGCATGTCACGTGTCCTGGAGGACGACCCTGAGGCAGCCTACACCActagg GGAGGGAAGATCCCCATTCGCTGGACTGCCCCAGAGGCCATCGCCTACAGGAAGTTCACCTCAGCCAGCGATGTTTGGAGTTACGGCATTGTCATGTGGGAAGTGATGTCATATGGCGAGCGGCCATATTGGGACATGAGTAATCAGGAT GTGATCAAGGCTATTGATGAGGGCTACCGGCTGCCACCGCCCATGGACTGCCCCGTGGCCCTCCACCAGCTGATGCTCGACTGCTGGCAGAGAGAAAGAGCTGACCGGCCCAAATTCGGACAGATTGTCAACATGCTGGACAAGCTCATCCGCAACCCCAACAGCCTGAAGAGGACCGGGGGAGAGACAACTCCAAG GCCCAACACCACCTTGCTAGAGCCAGGGAGCCCTGAGGCGTCCTCGGCCGTGGGTTCGGTGGAGGACTGGCTGCAGGCTATCGGCATGGAGAGATACAACGACAACTTCACCGCTGCCGGCTACACCACCCCTGAAGCCGTGGTCCATATGACACAGGA AGACATGGCTCGCATCGGCATCTCCTCGGCAGCACATCAGAACAAGATTCTGAGCAGCGTCCAGGGAATGCTGTCCCAAATGCAACAGATGCAAGGCAGAATGGTCCCTGTCTGA